The Pseudomonas sp. MM223 genome segment TGACCGCATCAGCCCGGCACGCAGCGGCGCTGTATTCGCCATGGATCAGTTGAACGACCTGGTGTTCTTCTTCTGCGCAATGCTGGCGATAGCCGGCTACGCACTGTTCCATAGCCTGGGCCGCAGCCAGGAAAGCATGTTGCTGGGCAGTGCGCTGCTACTGTGCACAGCACTGGCCGCAGTGGTCGGGCTGCTGCGCTACCGCCGCCAGGTAATGCGCCTGAACGGCAGGCTGCTGCGGCGCCTGGGCATGAGCCAGCAGCGCAAGCGCCGCTGGGCACGCAAACTGATGCACTTCATACACGCACTGGCGCAGACCTGGCAGCTGCCCAAGCGCACGCTGAGCCTGGTGTTCACCCTGACCTGCGTACACTGGGGGCTGCGCTACAGCGTGTTGTATCTGGTATTGAGAGGGTTGGGCGTGGACCTGGCATGGATCCCCAGCTTCCTGGTGCAGATGCTGTCGCTCAGTGCCGGCCAGTTCAGCCTGTTGCCAGGCGGTGCCGGTGCCGCCGAGTTTCGACTTCGGCCAGCCTGCTGACGCCATGGGTGGGCAGTTCGACCGCCGCGGCGGCGATCCTGATATGGCGGGCGGTTACTTACTACTTTTATCTGCTGGCGGGTGGGCCGGTGTTCGTGTGCCTGCTGGCGCGCCCGTTGCTGGAGCGCTGGCGGGGTCAGGCGGGTTGGCTGTTGCCACAGCTCGGCAGCGCCGGGGAAGTCGGTGCCGTCAGTGTCATCCAGGGCTTCGGGGTCGTAGCGGGCCAGGCAGCCTTCGCCGAGGGTGGGTGGCGGTGAGGCGGTGGGGGTGTTGCGTTGTTTGGCCATTGGCGTATCACTCAAGATTGCCGAGGGCACTTTGCGCCCCATTCGCGGCACAAGGCCGCTCCTACAATCGACCGCGTGGCCTTTGTAGGAGCGGCCTTGTGCCGCGAATGGGCTGCAACGCAGCCCTTGGGGAATCAATCAAAAACAACCGTCTTGTTGCCATGCACCAGCACCCGGTCTTCCAGGTGGTAACGCAGGCCACGGGCCAGCACCATCTTCTCCACGTCACGACCAAAGCGGACCATGTCCTCGATGCTGTCGGCATGGCTGACACGCACCACGTCCTGCTCGATGATCGGGCCGGCGTCCAGCTCTTCGGTAACGTAGTGGCAAGTTGCGCCGATGAGTTTGACGCCACGCAGGGCGGCCTGGTGGTAAGGCTTGGCACCGACGAACGACGGCAGGAAGCTGTGGTGGATGTTGATCACCTTTTCAGCAAAGTCCCGGCACAGTTGCGGCGGCAAGATCTGCATGTAACGGGCCAGCACTACCACATCGGCGGCGTGCTCCTGGACCAGGCGCGACACCTCGGCAAAGGCCGGAGCCTTGTCCTTGGGGTCGACCGGTACATGGAAGAACGGAATGCCATGCCACTCGACCATGCTGCGCAGGTCGTCGTGGTTGGAAATCACGCAAGGGATCTCGCAATCCAGTTCATTGGTGTGCCAACGGTGCAGCAGGTCGGCCAGGCAGTGCGACTCGCGGCTGGCCATCAGTACCACACGCTTTTTCTGTGCCGAGTCGGTAACGCGCCAGGTCATGGAGAACTCTTCGGCGATCGGCGCAAACGCCTCGCGGAAGGCTTCGATACCGAAAGGCAGCGATTCGGCGCGGATTTCATGGCGCATGAAGAACCAACCGCTCTGCTCATCAGAGTGGTGGCTGGCTTCGTTGATCCAGCCATTGTACAAGGCCAGGAAATTACTGACTTTCGCCACGATGCCTACACGGTCGGGGCAGGCGATCACCAGACGATAGGTGCGCATGAATGAGACTCCAGAACTTCGCAAAGGCGCCTATTCTAGCGGCCCGCCAGAAAAAACGCAGTATTGATCGCAGCCGCAGTGGCCTAGGCCGTTCAGCTTACGCCGCACGGGCATTGTCTGACAGACATGACGAAATGAAGGGTTTGTAAGTAAATTTTTGTTCACGTAGAGAAATGTTGTCACAGCTTAATTAACAGTTAATTGCGGAATATCATGTTTACTTGCGAGTATGGCCTGTCTATTATTGCCCCACACATTTCTGAACACGCATTAAGGAACACTCCATGTCCCTGATCAACGAGTACCGCGCTACCGAAGAAGCCATCAAGGAACTTCAGGCCCGCCTGGCCAACCTGTCGCAGGATGACAAGCTGAAAAAAGAACTGGAGTTCGAAGGCAAACTGCGCACACTGATGGGCGAGTACTCCAAGTCGCTGCGCGACGTGATTGCCCTGCTCGACCCAGAGTCGAAACTGAGCAAGGCACCTCGCGGTGCGGTCAAGACGACTGCCACCAAACGTGCACGCAAGGTCAAGCAATACAAAAACCCGCACAACGGTGAAGTGATCGAAACCAAAGGCGGCAACCACAAAACCCTGAAAGAGTGGAAAGCCACTTGGGGTGGTGATGTGGTCGAGAGCTGGGCAACCCTGCTGGACTGATTGTCCGCATTCGCCTTCTGCTTATCGCAACAAAAACGCCGGCACATTGCCGGCGTTTTTGTTTGCCCCGCTGTCAGCCAATTGCAAATTGTGCCTGCAATTGCCGGGCATGCATTTGCCAAGCTTCCAGCACACGCCGGCCAGCCTCGTCAGCGCCTTCCCAGGCTTGCTGACGCGCTTGTTCGAAGTCGCCCAGCGTATTGGGTGCTCCCCACTGCGGGTCACTCAGGCGCTGCTGACAGAAGCCATGCCAGCGTTGGCGTTCTTCGCCGGTCAAGGTCTCCGGGAAGTTGCGCGCGCGATAGCGGAACAGCAATTCCGGTAAACGCGGGTCATCGAACATCCACTGCCCACGGCCCAACTGCGCGGGTTCCAGCGTACGCACTTGCTCACATAAACGGCGATCGCGGTCCCCCACAAAACCGTCATACAACTGTTGCTCCGGGTCTTCACTTGGGGCGAAGTCCTCTTTGCCGTAAATGTGCTCCAGCTTGTCTTGCCATTGCGCCTGTTGATTAGCCAACTGTTCGCCGCGCAATTGTAACAACGTCAAGTCCAGGCCCAATCGTTGTTGATCGTCCGCGCGCAATACCGACAGTGGCGCCACTACCGGGCAGCGATTGATCTGTATCAGTTTGAGTGGCACCGGTAATTCACCCTCGGCCAACGCGTCGTGACGGGTATACAAGCGCTGGCGTAGAACCTCAGCACTTTCCCTTAGTAACGGTAAGGGTTCCTGATGCAAATCACAGACGATCAGCGCGTTGCGATTACGTGGGTGCCAGGCCAATGGCAATACGACACCCAGGTAATTACGCGCCGCCGAAAAGCGCCCGGATATATGCACCAGTGGCTGCAACAAACGGACCTGCTCCATCACTTTATGCTTGCTGCGCAACTGGAAGAGCCAGTCATACAACTTGGGCTGTTGCTGCCGAATCAGCCGGGCCAGGGCAATGGTTGCCCGCACGTCGGAAAGCGCTTCGTGGGCATGCCCATGGTCAATGCCATTGGCCTTGCTCAGCAGTTCAAGGCGCAGGCTGGTGCGCCCATCCTGTTGCGGCCATTGAATACCGTCAGGGCGCAAGGCGTAGGCGGTTCGCACGATGTCGATCAGGTCCCAGCGGCTGTTGCCGCCCTGCCACTCCCGGGCATACGGGTCGAAAAAGTTGCGGTACAAACTGTAACGGGTCACTTCATCGTCGAAGCGCAGGGTGTTGTAGCCCGCGCCACAAGTGCCAGGCTGCGCCAGTTGCGCGTGCACCCGGGTCATGAACTCGGCTTCGCACAGGCCTTGCTCGGCCAGCAATTGCGGGGTAATGCCAGTTACCAGGCAAGCCGCCGGGTGCGGCAGGATATCGTCGGAAGGCCGGCAATAAAGGCTGATCGGCTCGTCGATTTCGTTAAGGTCGAAATCGGTGCGCACACCGGCCACTTGCAGTGGCCGGTCGCAACGCGGGTTGATGCCGGTGGTTTCGTAGTCGTGCCAGAAAATGCTTGAGGTCACGGGGTCGTCCTGTATCAAGGTCGACCCGATTCTAGCGCAGCCTCAGACAGAAGCGTTGGCAGGAAGGAAACTGAAATAATCACGCAGTGAACGCACGAACTCGTCGAATTCGCGGGGCGCCTGCAACAGCATGAAGCCCGAATCGTAGTGCCCGGGCGTCTGGTCTTCGCGGCACCACAGGCAACTGGCAGTCAGGTTGACGAACTGATGCCCGCCGCCGACCAGCGGCAAGCGCAGTTGCAGTTCGTAATCGGGCCCCACCAGCACAGGCAGCTGGCTGATGACCATCAAGCCATCCTCGGAGGCATTACCCAGCTGGCCGATTTCTTGACCGGTAAAACGGTTGAATACCTTGAGCACACAAGGCAGTTGATGGCGTTCGATGTGGCGCTTGTTAAACATGATCGCGAGTGTATTCCGTACCTGATGCCAGGAATACAAGGTACTGGCGGTTGTTGTAACAGCTGAGTTACAGATTAGCGCAGGGCGCGCAGCAAATCTCGTGAAATAAACCACACCTTGGTGTTATCGCCAAGGTGCGGTCGTCACCGGGCTGGCCACAGCCGCGTCGCCGCTGCGGGCATGGCCAAGTTTTTCAAGCGTCTGCAAGCGTGCCTGGGCACGATAGGCGTACTCGTTGCCCGGGTACTTCTGGATCAGGTACTGGTAAGTCTGCGCAGCATCCACATACAACGCCTGGCGCTCCAGGCACTGGCCGCGCAGCAGCGACACTTCGGGGTGGATGAATGGCCGCGAACGGCTGGTACGGTCGACTTGCGACAGCTCCAGCATGACCCGCGCGCAGTCGCCACGGTCGTAGGCGCGGTAGGCATTGTTCAGGTGGTGGTCCATGGACCAGCGGGTGCAGCCGACGGCGCTGGCCGCCAAGGCTAAAACGATCAGGGCTCGCATGGGGATCTCCTTTGATGCCTGTGTATCGGCCAACGCCAACAAATCTTCACAGGCTTTTGCAAGGATACCCCGACCGTTCAAATGCCACCCTGCCTTGGTCGCAGGTAGTGCAACGGAACAATGACTACAGCGAGATTCAGGAGTAGCCTTTCGCTGCGCTTCACTATAGGAGTCTGTGCATGAGCATCCGCCGTACCAAAATCGTCGCCACCCTTGGCCCCGCCAGCAACTCGCCGGAAGTGATCGAGCAACTGATCCTTGCCGGCCTGGACGTGGCACGCCTGAACTTCTCCCACGGCACGCCGGACGAGCACAAGGCCCGCGCGCGCCTGATCCGTGACATCGCCGCCAAGAACGGCCGCCATGTCGCGCTGCTGGGCGACCTGCAGGGTCCGAAGATCCGCATCGCCAAGTTCGCCAACAAGCGCATCGAATTGAAGATCGGTGACAAGTTCACCTTCTCCACCGCCCACCCGCTGACCGAAGGCAACCAGGACATCGTCGGCATCGACTACCCCGACCTGGTCAAGGACTGCGGCGTCGGTGACGAACTGCTGCTCGACGATGGCCGCGTGGTCATGCGTGTCGAAACCGCCACTGCAGACGCCCTGCACTGCGTGGTGATCATCGGTGGCCCGCTGTCGGACCACAAAGGCATCAACCGTAAAGGTGGCGGCCTGACCGCACCGGCACTGACCGAAAAAGACAAGGCCGACATCAAGCTGGCCGCGGAAATGGACCTGGACTACCTGGCCGTGTCGTTCCCGCGTGACGCCAGCGACATGGAATACG includes the following:
- the purU_3 gene encoding Formyltetrahydrofolate deformylase (*Name purU_3), which translates into the protein MRTYRLVIACPDRVGIVAKVSNFLALYNGWINEASHHSDEQSGWFFMRHEIRAESLPFGIEAFREAFAPIAEEFSMTWRVTDSAQKKRVVLMASRESHCLADLLHRWHTNELDCEIPCVISNHDDLRSMVEWHGIPFFHVPVDPKDKAPAFAEVSRLVQEHAADVVVLARYMQILPPQLCRDFAEKVINIHHSFLPSFVGAKPYHQAALRGVKLIGATCHYVTEELDAGPIIEQDVVRVSHADSIEDMVRFGRDVEKMVLARGLRYHLEDRVLVHGNKTVVFD
- the sbcB gene encoding Exodeoxyribonuclease I (*Name sbcB), yielding MTSSIFWHDYETTGINPRCDRPLQVAGVRTDFDLNEIDEPISLYCRPSDDILPHPAACLVTGITPQLLAEQGLCEAEFMTRVHAQLAQPGTCGAGYNTLRFDDEVTRYSLYRNFFDPYAREWQGGNSRWDLIDIVRTAYALRPDGIQWPQQDGRTSLRLELLSKANGIDHGHAHEALSDVRATIALARLIRQQQPKLYDWLFQLRSKHKVMEQVRLLQPLVHISGRFSAARNYLGVVLPLAWHPRNRNALIVCDLHQEPLPLLRESAEVLRQRLYTRHDALAEGELPVPLKLIQINRCPVVAPLSVLRADDQQRLGLDLTLLQLRGEQLANQQAQWQDKLEHIYGKEDFAPSEDPEQQLYDGFVGDRDRRLCEQVRTLEPAQLGRGQWMFDDPRLPELLFRYRARNFPETLTGEERQRWHGFCQQRLSDPQWGAPNTLGDFEQARQQAWEGADEAGRRVLEAWQMHARQLQAQFAIG